The region TAAACCCAAATTGATTAAGGCCAAGGTGTTGTTTGCGTTTGCCATCAAATAGATTGAGTAAGCCCGGTTGTTGATAGCAGCCGGTGATAATGCGAATGTTCTTCTTATTGGTATCGCTTACCGCCAGTGAACAAGCTTTCCCGAACAGCTTGGCTTCGTGCATACTCATGTTTTTAAAGGCTTGCAGTGCTTTTAGGGAAAATGAGCCAGGTTGGCTAATTTCACCCGCGAGAATTTTTGCCCACAGCTCTTGCATCGCTGGGTTGCTAACCCGCTCGGCCAATTCAATAAAACTGTCGAACCAGTCGGCATCGCTGCGTTCAGCAACTTGATCACCAGCACAGTAGTGAATGGATTTTTCAATGATCTTTTCCATGTTTTGCTGGCGGCGAAGATGATTGATGCGAAGGCGGCGACCACTGCGATCTTCAATGGGCATTTGCTTTTCGGCGGGCTTGAGGCTGCCGTCGAGGGCAAATAATTTAGCAAGGTTTAACAATTGCACCTGAGCAGAAGCATTACTCTTCTTCCCTTGGTTGGTCGACTGCTCTTGCGCGACAACGGGTGCTGAGGTTTTATCATCGTTTGAGTTGCTATCGCCGTCGATAACCACCGGGGTATTCGGCATTTTTTCATTATTCATGCGTCGCGTTCATCATCTCTTCTTATTCCTGTGCTATTGTTTATTTTTAGCTAGATTTATATAACTTTCAAATGCTTATTTTAAGTATCGATTTTAGTCACAGCGTACGCCTTGCGTAACAATGCGTCACTTGTTAATTGATTACCTAGCGTTTCGTGATTGATTAGTTGAATATTGTTGATGTGACTCTTATTATGTACCTCACACAAATGATGTAATTCAAGTTATTGTCAACAATAATATCTTAGGACAGATCCTAACCAGCGCAGTGTTGGTTAGCAGAGGGTAGTATGCAGGCTTCAGAACATAGCAATGACGACTTTTTGTTTATTGATGACAGTGAAGACGATCAAATTGTAGATGAA is a window of Thalassotalea euphylliae DNA encoding:
- a CDS encoding TIGR03899 family protein, translated to MNNEKMPNTPVVIDGDSNSNDDKTSAPVVAQEQSTNQGKKSNASAQVQLLNLAKLFALDGSLKPAEKQMPIEDRSGRRLRINHLRRQQNMEKIIEKSIHYCAGDQVAERSDADWFDSFIELAERVSNPAMQELWAKILAGEISQPGSFSLKALQAFKNMSMHEAKLFGKACSLAVSDTNKKNIRIITGCYQQPGLLNLFDGKRKQHLGLNQFGFSYGDVLTLAEHHLLFTQETELETSKAGDALNLKYNGLALTLKARKKHCAITCYKLTPIGTELAQLIADKPDNQFLAHLKNQLSHHYVTE